From Candidatus Thorarchaeota archaeon, the proteins below share one genomic window:
- a CDS encoding 4Fe-4S binding protein, producing the protein MKTDIIVNYDKCGDPRECKKCLQICAPALFLLYSPDDESDDPDVWRVDVAFTDLCTRCGDCVEVCPKEAITLV; encoded by the coding sequence ATGAAGACAGATATCATCGTCAACTACGACAAATGCGGCGACCCCCGAGAATGTAAGAAGTGCTTGCAGATTTGCGCCCCTGCTTTGTTCTTGCTCTACTCTCCAGATGATGAAAGTGACGATCCAGATGTCTGGCGGGTAGATGTAGCGTTTACAGATCTTTGTACAAGGTGCGGAGACTGCGTTGAAGTATGTCCAAAAGAAGCAATCACATTGGTATGA